Within Triticum dicoccoides isolate Atlit2015 ecotype Zavitan unplaced genomic scaffold, WEW_v2.0 scaffold89106, whole genome shotgun sequence, the genomic segment ACCATGGCCGGCGCGGCCATGGCGTACTTTTGTCTCCTCATGAGATCAAGTGAATAATTTGATATGTCTGTAAGCACACGTTCCTTACCATCCAAAGTGGTCAGCTCCCCGATCTTCTCAAGCACGAAGTACGGTATCTGGTTCTCCGCGAGATAGAACACGTCGCGGACCACCGCTAGCGCCTCCGCCCTGTTTGCCGACGAGACGCTGGCCTCTGCAGTGCCCACATCATCTAGATCTAGATGATGTGCTCGGAGTCCGACGAGGCGGGACAGTATGTAACAGCCGTCGAGGAGGAGCATGCGCACGAATTGCTCGCTCGACATGTCATCAAATGTGTTGGCGTAGCAGTTCCTGGTGTGGTGCTCCAGGCATGCCAGCTCCTTGAGGTAGACCTCTACCGTCATGGTGGGTCTCGTTGCCTTCGCCGCCGAGAGCACCAGGTCGAGGCTAGCCAGCTTGTCGTGCTCCACGGCGAGGTGTGGGCTTCTGCTCTGGGGCCGAGGGTAGTTGTACGGGCCGATGTCGACGTGGTCAGGATCGTACTCGCTGCTGTCGACGTTCCGCGTGAGGTCACGGACCTTGCCGACGATGATGGAACAAGGACGGCGACGGTCGAGGACCTGCGCCTTGGATGAGTTCAGGGTGGCCAGTTTACTTTCCAGCTCATGGGCCAACTGATCCATCTCCAGGACGCAGGAATCCGAATCCGTAGATTGGCCTACATCGGTaaacagggtataatctttcaagcaAATTCTGACTTTAATTACTTGTACTAATGCATGAAAAAATAGAACAGACGGGAGGATAATTTATGTTGGCACCTTTTTGATCCATTTGCTTGTCCACTGATGGCCTTACGCTGCCGTCTACCAGAGTAGCATGCAGTTGCGCTCCTGGAGTTGAGCTAGCCTCTCAAGTCCCCAACCCATGTTGTATGTGTTCCAGAGTTTGTAGCCGAGCATGCATGATAATGCAGCAAGACCAGCATGCAAGTGCCTTGCAGCGCTAGGCTGAGTGCCTTGCGGAGGTAGTAGACGGTGAGGGAGAAAGAGCGCGTGAGGGAGATGAGAGGAGGTAGTTGAGCTGATTTGGATACGAAGGGATAAGGCCGATGCATCGGGCGGGTAGTAACGTTTTACCCAAAGAGATAGAGAAACGAAAGCTAGCTAGAATTCTCCATTGATAAGGTTGCGTGGCTGCAAGAAAGAAAGAATCCGACAGAACGTTTTGGCTTGGCGTGACCGTTGCTTTCTGCTTGTTTGGTTCCCTGCAACGCTGCATCGCCATCAGGTCAGGCAGCCAGCGGCAAAAGGAGCAACTTTAGGCAGTCGTGTGAGGTTTGCCGGCTGCTTGGT encodes:
- the LOC119348340 gene encoding uncharacterized protein LOC119348340; protein product: MDQKGQSTDSDSCVLEMDQLAHELESKLATLNSSKAQVLDRRRPCSIIVGKVRDLTRNVDSSEYDPDHVDIGPYNYPRPQSRSPHLAVEHDKLASLDLVLSAAKATRPTMTVEVYLKELACLEHHTRNCYANTFDDMSSEQFVRMLLLDGCYILSRLVGLRAHHLDLDDVGTAEASVSSANRAEALAVVRDVFYLAENQIPYFVLEKIGELTTLDGKERVLTDISNYSLDLMRRQKYAMAAPAMVPPEPMVPGNLLHLLHMHLKPVALSVSPAVPVSTVDPVSVRRWRSATEYNFAGVKFKARAMSEKGLIRCILDVKLDVGGGTLEVPCLDIDSETWRLLRNLIELEQRNRETVGSHVTTYCVFISQVACTTKDVELLSKRGVIVHGHGNNEEVAKCFADLCKGIQFDPDDPDCNYLRETCKKLEKRFHSYPRRWIAWLKQRYLRNPWLAVGLLAAAVGLVLAVIQTVYSVLCYYKQ